One Cellulomonas sp. NS3 genomic region harbors:
- a CDS encoding allene oxide cyclase barrel-like domain-containing protein yields MRKPLAAAITATLAAVTLTGAALGGDTLDRAQGRDRTLAFDVQFSGFFLLDFGPDGVREVTSITDPDLSPSRGDQIVFEDTLLRGGREVGAGGGTCTVTAVVPADPPLALACQVSYQLPGGQITAQGRASNAPVKTLAVVGGTGRYVGASGELVLTELGNAENTGRLVITLGRR; encoded by the coding sequence ATGCGCAAACCGCTCGCAGCCGCCATCACGGCGACCCTCGCCGCCGTCACGCTCACCGGCGCCGCCCTCGGAGGCGACACTCTCGACCGGGCTCAGGGACGCGACCGCACCCTCGCGTTCGACGTCCAGTTCTCCGGCTTCTTCCTGCTCGACTTCGGCCCCGACGGCGTCCGCGAGGTCACGTCGATCACCGACCCGGACCTCAGCCCCAGCCGGGGCGACCAGATCGTCTTCGAGGACACCCTGCTGCGCGGCGGCCGGGAGGTCGGCGCGGGCGGAGGGACCTGCACGGTCACCGCCGTCGTCCCCGCCGACCCGCCGCTCGCCCTGGCGTGCCAGGTCAGCTACCAGCTGCCAGGCGGGCAGATCACCGCCCAGGGCCGCGCGTCGAACGCCCCGGTGAAGACGCTCGCGGTCGTCGGCGGCACCGGGAGGTACGTCGGCGCGAGCGGCGAGCTCGTGCTGACCGAGCTCGGCAACGCGGAGAACACCGGGCGGCTGGTGATCACGCTCGGGCGGCGGTGA